A segment of the Panacibacter ginsenosidivorans genome:
CCACCACTTATAGAAAAATTATTTTGCCGGAAAGATTCGGCACTTTCATCTCCCGCATTGCTGTTGTCCCACCAGAAAGAACGCTTATTATAGTTCAATGTTCCCCATGCATTGAAATGCCCGTTACTAAATCCATAACGCAGATGCGGAGTAAAACTTAATTCTCTTTTCACTTTAGGATAAGCACGGCTAAGCGTAGCCTCTGTATTTAGTACAAGGCCTTCTACTGTATTATACTGTACCTGTTTCAATAACGGTTGCCATTGAATACTGGTCCATTTTTTTGGATTATAGTTAGAACGTGTAAAGCCATTCCACAGTACATTCTTCAAACTGATCTTTCCCTGCATGCGCCTTAATGAATCTCTGTAGCGTTTTGTAAAAGAAGAATCACGCTGGTAACTAAAGATGCTGTCTTTTACTTTATAGTCTTTCACTTCTTCCGGTTCAAGCGGTACGGGCCTTACAGAATCCCAATATGTAATTGGTTTTTTGTTCACACCGGTATCAAACCTTACAACTATATTGTTGAAAAATTTCTTCTTAAATGCAGGCGTAACATTATAGTTATTGAAAACATTCAGGAAATTACCTACCGCATCAATACCAAATTTTTTAAAAGTAAAATACATTACCTGGTCCTTGGTGCGCCAAATGGTTGGTGTAACAGGATAATGGATCTGCTTTATTTTCACGGTGTCCAACAACTCAAGCTGCGATTCTTTTGTAAGCATCAGGTCAAGACTGTAAATGCGCCAGTCACCCTCTGTTATTTCAATCGTTCCGGAAAATAAAGGCTCATATTTTCTCCGTGGTATTACTTCTATCCTGTTGATCTCTTTACCGTCTTCAAAGAATGAACCAAGAAAATGATATTTATAAAAACCCAATGCGCCATCTGCAATTGGAGAAACATAACCACGTGGCGCCACCTGGCCTCCCATCATCTCGATATTGTTATTATAGAAATCTATAAAAGTGGGAAAGCTAAAACCATACCCCGCGGTACCACTCTCCCTCCCGGATATAACTTCAAGCTTTATTTTATCAGGTTTCTTAAAAGCAATTTTGGTCATTGATTCGGAAAGATAAATTACTCCTTTGCCATTGGAATCAACACCCATTTGTTTCCATGTAGCGCTGTCCATTGTTTTACCCAATATTTTTCTTGGCAATGTTCGTGTCTTCAGCAATGTTTTTATATAAGCCTCACAGGTAAAAGAATCAACTGCTGTACGATACTCTTCGCGTTTTTTTATCGCATGACGAATGATTGCATAAGCAGGATCTTCTGCACCTGATTTTACCACAACATCATTTAAGTTCAACTGCTGCGGCAACAATTGAAAATCGAGCTGTAAGGATTTTGTTTCTACATGAATTTTTTTCTCCTGTTTTGCATAACCAACATACTGCACTACTATAGTATAATCACCGGTATTTAATTCAAGCGAATAACGGCCTTCCTGGTTAGCAGTAGTACCATGTCCGTTCTCTTTGATAAGTATCGATGCATAAGCAAGCGGGCTGCCTTTTTCATCAGATACGGTTCCGCTGATCTTTCCTGCAAAAGAATAATTGACAAATAACAGAACAAATAAAACAGTTAGAATTTTATGCATAAATATGAAGCTGAAACGAAAGTATAAATTACAATTTATACCTCGTATAAATGTATGCGTTAAGATTAACATATATTTTTATAAGCCCGGCTTTTGAAACAATGGCGTCGTTCCCTGCGTCGCACTCTTGTACAACATCGCTACATGCAACAGTTGAAAAGGCTGCCTGTATCATAGCTTTTATTTCCATTGTATAACTGCGTTAACATATTTTTGTTCTATGCAGGCAAATCAATATTTACATCATAATGGTAAAATTTATAAAGCCGATAAATTATTGATCTCTCCCAATAACCGCTCATTTCGTTATGGGGATGGCTTTTTTGAAACCATGAAAATGATTAACGGGAAGATCATCCTGGCAGATTATCATTTCGAAAGGTTATTTACTTCGCTTGAGTTATTGCAGTTTGAAAAGCCGAATTATTTTTCTCCAAATTATCTTAAAACACAAATAGAAGAACTGGCCAAAAAAAATTATCATTCAAAACTTGCAAGGGTGCGTTTAATGATCTTTCGCGGGGATGGTGGTTTATACGATCCTGAAAATCATTTCCCCAACCACCTGATACAAACATGGGAGCTTAATCCTTCCAACAATATTTTAAATGAAAATGGTTTGGTGGTTAATATTTTTAAAGATGCACGTAAAGCCTGCGACAATTACAGTCATGTAAAAAGCAACAATTACCTGTCTTATGCAATGGCCGCATTATGGGCTAAGAAAAAACAGTTGAATGATGCATTGCTGCTGAATAGTTATGATCGTATTACAGACGCAACTATTGCAAATATTTTTATCATAAAAGACGGCATTGTAAAAACACCGGCATTAAGTGAAGGCTGTATAAGCGGTGTTATGAGAAGGCATTTATTAAAATGCCTGCATGAAGAAAACATTCCTGTAGAAGAAGCAAAAATCGAACCTGAAGAATTATTGCAGGCTTCAGAAGTTTTTTTAAGCAATGGTGTGTATGGAATACGATGGATAAAAAGTTGCGGTAACAGTAATTATACAAATACATTAGCTGCACTCTTTCACAAAAAGTTTGTAACTACACTATCGTAGTTGCTGAATAAAGATAAAAGCGTACAAGAGTGCGACGCAACAAAAGCCTAATTAATATACTATAATTAGGCTCACAAAAAATTACTCTACGATCCTGTTTTTTACTGCATACATTACAAGACCTGCAGTATTTTTTACACCGATCTTTTCAAGCAACTTGGTGCGAATACCTTCTACAGTGCGTGGACTAAGAAAAATAAGTTTTGAAATTTCATTGGCCGTTTGTTCCTGGCAAATAAGTTTAAGCACTTCTAATTCGCGGCTGGTTAACTCAATGTTATTATTGAACACAGGTTTTAATTGTGTCTTATGCACCAGCTTTCTTAAAAGCGCTTTATTTACAAAATCGTTGAAGTAGTAACCATTTTCATAAGCGGTTAATATGGCTTCTTTTATTTCTTCGGGCTCAGCATTTTTAAGCAGGTAACCATTAGCGCCGATCTCCATAAGATGGATCACATATTTCTCATCATCCAGCATGGTAATAACGATGATCTTAACGTCAGTATCGAGCTTTCTTATTTCGATAGTAGTTTCAATGCCATCCATTTCAGGCATTTTAAGATCGAGCAAAATAATATCTGGTTTTGCTTTATTGAGATTATTAAGCAAGTCTCTTCCGTTCTCAGCTTCGAGCACCAGTTTTAAGGCAGGCATATCTTCCAGGGCTGCGATAATGCCTTTCCTGAAAAGTTTATGATCATCTGCAATGGCGTATCTGATTGTTTTTTGCATGGCTACGGCTTTTGTTCGGTTATGGGCAAACGAACGGTGATAGTGTTTGTTAAGTTATCGCTTTTTTCGTAGAATACATAACCTTTCAGAATGTTGAGGCGGTTTTGAATATTTTTCAATCCAAGCCCCTGCACCTGGTAAAGTTTGTTTTCATATTCTTGCTGATCCA
Coding sequences within it:
- a CDS encoding DUF5686 and carboxypeptidase regulatory-like domain-containing protein; the encoded protein is MHKILTVLFVLLFVNYSFAGKISGTVSDEKGSPLAYASILIKENGHGTTANQEGRYSLELNTGDYTIVVQYVGYAKQEKKIHVETKSLQLDFQLLPQQLNLNDVVVKSGAEDPAYAIIRHAIKKREEYRTAVDSFTCEAYIKTLLKTRTLPRKILGKTMDSATWKQMGVDSNGKGVIYLSESMTKIAFKKPDKIKLEVISGRESGTAGYGFSFPTFIDFYNNNIEMMGGQVAPRGYVSPIADGALGFYKYHFLGSFFEDGKEINRIEVIPRRKYEPLFSGTIEITEGDWRIYSLDLMLTKESQLELLDTVKIKQIHYPVTPTIWRTKDQVMYFTFKKFGIDAVGNFLNVFNNYNVTPAFKKKFFNNIVVRFDTGVNKKPITYWDSVRPVPLEPEEVKDYKVKDSIFSYQRDSSFTKRYRDSLRRMQGKISLKNVLWNGFTRSNYNPKKWTSIQWQPLLKQVQYNTVEGLVLNTEATLSRAYPKVKRELSFTPHLRYGFSNGHFNAWGTLNYNKRSFWWDNSNAGDESAESFRQNNFSISGGKRVNQFNKDEPISPLYNSVVTLFFNHNYLKIYENYFAQFNYHGSSQAGLKYSVSFLYEDRVPLENTTDFAIIKYDPQKFTPNYPFEKIYQQFIRHQAFIAEVSLEYQPGQQFAQFPRYRVPLGSKYPTFSLDYQKGIDNIFGSDVNFDKWTFAVTDDINLKLAGQFSYRFDIGGFINDKSVFIQDYRHFNGNQIIIASKYLNSFQTAPYYANSTTASFYATGHVEHHFNGLLTNKIPFFKRLNWNLVAGSNAFYVNKNNNYAEIFAGLENILKLFRVDVVGSYLNGNNGQVAVRIGFGGLLGGKVRSN
- a CDS encoding aminotransferase class IV, giving the protein MQANQYLHHNGKIYKADKLLISPNNRSFRYGDGFFETMKMINGKIILADYHFERLFTSLELLQFEKPNYFSPNYLKTQIEELAKKNYHSKLARVRLMIFRGDGGLYDPENHFPNHLIQTWELNPSNNILNENGLVVNIFKDARKACDNYSHVKSNNYLSYAMAALWAKKKQLNDALLLNSYDRITDATIANIFIIKDGIVKTPALSEGCISGVMRRHLLKCLHEENIPVEEAKIEPEELLQASEVFLSNGVYGIRWIKSCGNSNYTNTLAALFHKKFVTTLS
- a CDS encoding response regulator transcription factor — protein: MQKTIRYAIADDHKLFRKGIIAALEDMPALKLVLEAENGRDLLNNLNKAKPDIILLDLKMPEMDGIETTIEIRKLDTDVKIIVITMLDDEKYVIHLMEIGANGYLLKNAEPEEIKEAILTAYENGYYFNDFVNKALLRKLVHKTQLKPVFNNNIELTSRELEVLKLICQEQTANEISKLIFLSPRTVEGIRTKLLEKIGVKNTAGLVMYAVKNRIVE